A segment of the Lycium ferocissimum isolate CSIRO_LF1 chromosome 5, AGI_CSIRO_Lferr_CH_V1, whole genome shotgun sequence genome:
ctcatgtaaaaaaaaaaaaaaaatggacctcatattaaaaaaatcaagcaaatcaagaaaaaaaaaagtgcacatcatattaaaaaatcaaacaatattcatgtaattctcaaagtatccccattaagtcaataatggtggattcattgccacatgcgtatcaactcATTAgcgggagcaaatgaaattattgaacAACAAAAAACGttgaccccatattattgcttttcttcaaaaggttaagtagtcaaaccatacaatttcctttcttttcttatattagcctgagatctaatctagttatttaactgttgtatttgctattccgccatgtcatttatttgttatgtttactaaaataaatatacttaaaatatttatattttaaaataagatagaatttaattactttttcatttttattcttattctaataaatgtgaaaagagtttaatgtcgtaaaagaaaaaataatattaaatggagatcaaataataaataaggtaaattagtcaaattataattctaattgacgtttccttaaaaaaccgtgcaaaagacaagatgacaagtaaaatgacaagaatattcaccaaaaataaaaaaaatagtagttcttcgtttaaatagaaaatcaaatttctactttgtttcactttaaacatgtaaaattaatttaataatttgaattagaattatccaaatcaaaatttgataaaaaataataagtattttttgggtccaatctacatacattaacaatagaatattttacaccttttaattaatcgaattaaaattcaaagtatcaaccgatgcttaaatattctttattgttttgtctcgaagaggaaaatagtttcttttaaacaagtcttctcttttaaaaagtattaataaatttttgcaaactttgtattcgtagcaaacactaatataataaagtttaggatacggagcacaaactacaatgttatattaatagtgttttgaacatatatatatatatatatatatgcataaaaacgaTGCAAacttatatatgttatatataatatatatatatatatatatatattatcactacccaaacacaactacatacacacgtATATACACGATAATTTAAGTGTTGGGCGTGCTACAAAGACGGCATACGCCATCTAGTACTACAAAGAATCCATACTGgcaatttttttagaaaaaatatagtACCTTTGATCCTGAAGAGAATAATGGGTCCTGCATGCAGTATAAAGATCAATATTTAACTTAGTGCCTATTTGGAAAGCCActcaggtaattggaattgagtgtaattacacagtttgaccTGAACCAAATAATTACACAATTAAGTGAAAATTGGGtataattacactctccaattttCAAGAGGGGTTtgagaattgagtgtaattacatgattacttttttgttttattttagtttcttttcctttttaatttattttttatttctattaatttaatttctttttatttttattttatattttatttctattattttaatttcttttttagttttactttttaattatttttattttttaaaatgtatatttctttttatattatttatttttcattttctttcttctcattcccaacctttacttcttgtagttccatgtaattgctcgtattttattttattttattaatttagcaTAACcatgttattattctaatttttgaaactacacctcttaatattggaaagattGAGTCActaacaaacttggcatataacgaGTGACACTATTAAAGTAGATtttcattgtgaatgaggttatagacttatatttttcctttcttttgaattatttacttaagttacgttggaacttacttatgtaatgttggaatttgacataagagtattatgttaattttttttttttagattttgaatttaggttatatttaagttatttaCTTTAGTACTATTTACTTGTTAATTCACATTGCAtgctgtttatttttcacttatagttgatggattttttgtgtcaaacatgcaatccatgacgttctcacaaaaaaaagtcttcttttatgttttataattaattaaaattaaatattattaattagaaaaatatatatcaataattttttacaatattagttacaaatatatgattattaattaatatattttcaagaaacaatgtgttattaaataaataattaatatcatttataaaggcaaatattttttaaatattaattttaaattttttataattacattttatttttaaattaaactaactgtgtaattacacttgtgtaaccaaacaacacgcttgtaattacactgtaattacgttatgacaaacaaacaagtcgttgtaattacattaatatgtaattactaggctgtgtaattactaccctagtaattacaccaattccaattaccaggtggctttccaaacaggcccttagaGTGAACTCAAATATGAATTTCTTGAATGTTGAAATTATGTCTAAAATTTACAAATCTCAAGAACtacattatatgtataataagtaACAATTTGTCATACtttaaatttcttataaaaatattttgtaaagaaAATGAATCTTAGCTTGGATCTAACTCCTCGTAAAAAATTAGTTTACGAAGTAAGGATAGTGCATGACACAATAGTCTTCTCATAGCTAGGACTGGCCTTATGGAATGTTGACAACCACAATATGCTTGCCCaattataatatatagtttTGTATTAAACACACATATATTTTACGAATTCCGTCTGAAATGTGCTCGTCGAAAATTATTTCTGATGGCATTCCGCCGTAATTCCCAAATTTTTACGGGATTTCGATCGGAACGTTCggccaaaaaaaaaggagtgtTTCTTGTATCATAAACCAAGAACATAAATGAGTTTAGCTTTGATATCATGTGAAAAAAATAGACCTTGGTCCTAATGCATTCTCAAGCTAACTCATGAGTTGAGAATTAAGAAGGCTATAATATAATATGACAGCAGTTCATTCTCTCAACTATTATGGGATACTTCAATAAACTCTTGGAAAAATAAGTGTCAAATATTATATGTTGTACACTTACCATGGACTCCAAATAAAGTTCCATAGATAAATGGACCATTCACTTCTTGAACACTTATTAGGTGTTGCCAGTAAGTTTTTGAACTCTGTTTCCCTCTCTCTGGTTGTATGCTAGCTGGATGAAATATAATACTCTAAAACTACAAGTCTGCAACTATTTTAATTACTAGCTCCTAGTGTTACACACTATTCTCCCAAACTCCCTCAGCTGTAGATCTCTCATTAGTCCATTTTCATCTGAAATCAATGGATCCTCCACCTATTCCTTCCCATATCACTGCCACTCCCATAGTTACCAATATTGCCCAACAAAACTATCCAGATTCTGCAAGCTCCTCTCCGCGCTCCCGGCAAAATGACACGTGGGACCAGGAGTCTCTGCCACCTGTCCCCGGTGCAAAACTCCGCCTCATGTGTAGCTATGGGGGTCACATCATTCCCCGTCCACACGATAAGTCCCTATGTTATGTTGGTGGTGACACCCGCATTGTGGTTGCTGACCGTCATTCCTCCCTCTCCGATCTTCAAACTCGCCTTTCCCATACTCTCCTCAATGGTAGGGGATTTTCCCTCAAGTATCAGCTCCCTAATGAAGATCTTGATTCCCTTGTATCTGTCACAACTGATGAAGACTTGGAAAACATGATCGAAGAATATGATCGCACAATGTCAGCTTCGCCTTTGAAACCTTCTCGTCTtcgtttgtttctttttcttgccAAACCTGAGACTGCTGCTTCCATGGGTTGCCTGCTTGCTGATTCCAAATCCGAAACATGGTTTGTTGATGCTCTCAACAATGCTAGTTTGCTCTCCAGAGGGCTTTCTGATTCAGCAGCTGTAGATAATTTCCTGGAAATTGAAACCATTCCGAAAAGTGATTCTGGTGTAAACCTGGATCAGGCTCAGAATGAATCCTTGGCTGCAAACAATAGGCAAATGGAAAAGACTCCATTAATCCAAGAAGTGCAATCCACTATGCCTGATTCACCAATGGTTGAAACAACCTCATCATTTGAATCCAGTGTTTCATCTCCATCTATGCCAAATTTGCCCCCAATTAAGGTCCGGGAAGATGGTCAAATGACTGCAAGATTCCACGATCAGATGCTCGGGTTAGATGAGCAGTTTTCAAATGCGCAAAAGCTGGATAATGGTTACATTCATGTGGCTGCACAAGCAGCAACACCCCCTCTTCCTACTGTGATTGGCGGTGCAGCCGTTATGTCATCAGCTACTTTGGTGAATGCTGCACCGGCTACAGGGGAAAATCATGGCCGGGTTATCTCTGATGATGAAAAATCAGATCATAGTGCGCTCTCTGCACGCAGAAAACCTCCATTGCCATTACAGCCTATTCAGCGGAAAGTTGGAGATGGTTATAACTTGCCATCACCTGATTCAAAGCATGCTGGAGGTTACAACTTGCAATCACCTGATTCTGTAGCAAGGTATGACTTTCACTTCTCTGTTCATTTGGTCGACAACTAGTGTCATATGACTATGTTCAAGATCAATTACCAATAGCAGGATATCTAAGAAATAATCACTGCAATAACTTaacccctcttttttttcttttcataagtGAAACATCAGTAATTACTTTTCTCCGCACTAATGCATCATACAACTCTTCAAAAGAATATGATTAGATTTATTATGTATATCTAAACAACAAAAAGAACTAGTAATAAACCACTAAGAGATAACAGGACTTGAAGGTATTTTGTTGCTCTTCACTATTAGCATGTTTTAGTGTACTTGGGATTACAAAAATTGAAAAGCTTTTACTTTCATCAACTAAAACACTTTTGGATTTTTTTCCAGTGATAGCAGCATTGCATCAGGTACATCTTTCTCGAAACACACGGTTTATCAAGATGCACCTCCAGCGACAGGTCGCGAAACCAGAGTGGCTCCTGCTGTAACTGACCCCAAAAATAATGTTATGGACTATAACTCTCAAATTCAGATGCAGCAGCAAGTTCAGGATTCTGTAGCTATGCAAGTTCCACAGCAAAATcaacagcagcagcagcagcagttTGTTCCTGCTAACGCACATTACATCCAACATACTGCAACAGGTCCAGTGGCTTACTATCAAATGTATGCACCCCCAACCCAGCAACcacttcatcaacaaatggatCAGCAATATCAAATGTATTATGTGCCAGTACCTCAGACTCAGCCGTATAATATGACAGTGCAATCTAATATAGCTGATGCTAATGCTGCTACAGCTTCAAGCCAGCAACAAACACCACCAAATCCAACAACGCTTTCACCCTCAGCAATGTTTAAAGAAGCACTCCCACCGATTTATCCAGCAAGGACAGTCCAGTCCACTAAGCCTGAAATGCCTGCCAATGTATACAGAACAGCGACCCAGGCGAATCCAACAGTAGTTCAAGTTCCCCAAAGTCAATTTCATCAGCAGTATTACGGTGTTCCCCAGGTTCCTCCTCCATCACAGCAAATGGCTGCTGTTTCTAACGGCGCTGCTAATTTTGGCTATGAATATTCTCATCCTATGCATGAGCAGGTGTACTATACCCAACAAACAGCTCCACCACTTCCTTCTCAGTACCAAACTATGACCCCTACCACCGCAGTTTTATTATCAGCACAGATAGCAGCAGAGAATACCACAGCTCAGAACAGAAATCCATAGCCTCCATAAATAACACTAGGCATTTCAAAGATTTGATATcaagtgtatttttcttttacagTATGGAGTATATCATGGCAGAGAATAAGGTTATAGCAGTATTCTTCATCCTACAACATGCTGCTGCTTTGATGGGGGTGAGAAGATACTTGCTTGTGGTgtcataaggcaaaactaagaACAGTGCTGTAATTGCTTCTCATGTAGTTATTGCTCCCCTCCTGGTCATATATTGTCTTAATATTAACTGGTATTggataataaacaacatagacTAATCTTTTGGCCGACAATGTTACTAGCATGCTTCTCTAGATTATGTCAAAAAGGAGAATAATTGGTTTCCTCAGGTAACTCGTGCTTGATATCTGCATCATGTTGAGCTCAATAATATGTCTAAGCCTACTGCATTTCTTTTTTATCGTGCCTTATTCAGAAATGTGCGATTTATGgctaagaaaatcaagaagctcAGTCCAGTGGAAGGGCACAATGAGTTCTAGTTCGGTCAAGTCAAATTCAACTCTTCCAAAAGAATTGCTGTAGGCACTTCGATTCAAATTTATCTGCAGCATTATTAACAAGacataagaaaaaaagaacaggATGATCTCTAAAGCTAGCAACACAAATCATAAATCCTTAACATTGCAAAGATTAGAGAAGCAGTTAAGCCAAAACAAGTTGAATTGCCTATTACCTTGCACTAAAAACTAATCATTCTTTCGTGAATTAGATGAGCCAAATCAAAATCTGTAAACAGATTATCGTCTTTTTCCTATAAACTCAGCTATGTTTATGTCTCAGCTTATCAGATAAACAATCATGATTATCTCATTTGGCTACTAGATTTAATATACTGCAGCCTCAACACTATCAGGTAAGTCAACAGAATCATGTTCTCTTAATGTGGAGTTCCCATTGGATGCTCAATCAATAGCGGGATTTTGACTTCTAACTGGGCAATCAGATAGAAAATTGTATAATAGGTGTGCCACTTACAAATGCAGTTAGCTGGCTTAATTATCTCATACTACTATATATTCCATTGTAACATGGCCTGTCTGACACTCCTTCCTTGGAAAAGGGAAAAACCTCTGACTTTTTCACTTGAATAAGAGCCGAGATTGTCAGAAATGAAACTCATATGAATATAATTATAACTATGATATCTACAAATTGCTCATTGTTTTCATGCTGCATACTGCTTTGCAAGCACGTAGTTTTCTTAAAACCCACATACCGTCAAAATGAAGAGCATGTGCAAATTCATTTACCAGTtatcaagaaatataaaaaaagaaaatgatctCCAACGGATGAGTGACTTAGCATAATAAACAGATGGCAACACAAATTTTTATCAGTCAAGACATGTTCAAAGTTCAGTATGACTGAAAGAAAATTTGCTGTATGTAAAAACTCAGATGGAATAGAACCCAATGACCATAAAGCCATTAGCTAATAAT
Coding sequences within it:
- the LOC132055563 gene encoding RNA polymerase II degradation factor 1-like, yielding MDPPPIPSHITATPIVTNIAQQNYPDSASSSPRSRQNDTWDQESLPPVPGAKLRLMCSYGGHIIPRPHDKSLCYVGGDTRIVVADRHSSLSDLQTRLSHTLLNGRGFSLKYQLPNEDLDSLVSVTTDEDLENMIEEYDRTMSASPLKPSRLRLFLFLAKPETAASMGCLLADSKSETWFVDALNNASLLSRGLSDSAAVDNFLEIETIPKSDSGVNLDQAQNESLAANNRQMEKTPLIQEVQSTMPDSPMVETTSSFESSVSSPSMPNLPPIKVREDGQMTARFHDQMLGLDEQFSNAQKLDNGYIHVAAQAATPPLPTVIGGAAVMSSATLVNAAPATGENHGRVISDDEKSDHSALSARRKPPLPLQPIQRKVGDGYNLPSPDSKHAGGYNLQSPDSVASDSSIASGTSFSKHTVYQDAPPATGRETRVAPAVTDPKNNVMDYNSQIQMQQQVQDSVAMQVPQQNQQQQQQQFVPANAHYIQHTATGPVAYYQMYAPPTQQPLHQQMDQQYQMYYVPVPQTQPYNMTVQSNIADANAATASSQQQTPPNPTTLSPSAMFKEALPPIYPARTVQSTKPEMPANVYRTATQANPTVVQVPQSQFHQQYYGVPQVPPPSQQMAAVSNGAANFGYEYSHPMHEQVYYTQQTAPPLPSQYQTMTPTTAVLLSAQIAAENTTAQNRNP